One Halovivax ruber XH-70 genomic region harbors:
- a CDS encoding CBS domain-containing protein encodes MEDIFVARLMSSDVYTVGPDTLVEDAATAMLERDIGSVVVVNESNRICGILTGTDFVKIVSERKPKDQTPVSRYMTEDVVTGSAQDTIHEMAELMTDHGFQHVPIVDETEGVIGMLSTTDLTAYLSRQDRPTGLATGGEE; translated from the coding sequence ATGGAAGATATTTTCGTCGCGCGATTGATGTCGAGCGACGTGTACACGGTCGGACCGGACACGCTGGTCGAAGATGCGGCGACGGCGATGCTCGAACGCGACATCGGCTCCGTCGTCGTAGTGAACGAGTCGAACCGAATCTGCGGCATCCTCACCGGAACTGACTTCGTCAAGATCGTCTCCGAACGGAAACCCAAGGACCAGACGCCGGTCTCGCGGTACATGACCGAGGACGTCGTCACCGGCAGCGCTCAGGACACCATCCACGAGATGGCCGAACTGATGACCGACCACGGCTTCCAGCACGTTCCGATCGTCGACGAGACCGAGGGCGTCATCGGCATGCTCTCGACGACCGACCTGACCGCGTACCTCTCGCGACAGGACCGACCGACCGGGCTCGCCACTGGTGGCGAAGAGTAG
- a CDS encoding NAD(P)/FAD-dependent oxidoreductase translates to MSESTDRHEYDVVVVGGGPAGMTAALYTTRLGHRTALVDRGGGRAAMMQDVHNVLGVREETSGGEYLDVGRDQLADYGCEIHRDLITSCTRDDADDRSFRLSGDAAGYVGEAIVLATGFTDVRPEPPLPRTGRGLHYCLHCDAYMFVDESVYVMGHAESAAHVAGIMLNFTDEVDLLTRGAEPEWSDETAAVLEAHPIDVIESDITGVQNGDDGWLEALEFEDGVVREYRGGFAMYGAEYNNGLARELGCELDADGTITVDDHGRTSVDGVYAVGDCTPGHNQVPVALGQGAKAGIDVHFQLRDFPRDLETIAELGPVRSAEVPGIPDELLEQAVDFHTYGRE, encoded by the coding sequence ATGAGTGAATCGACAGATCGTCACGAGTACGACGTGGTCGTGGTCGGCGGCGGGCCGGCAGGGATGACCGCGGCGCTTTACACCACACGACTCGGCCATCGAACGGCGCTCGTCGATCGCGGTGGCGGCCGGGCAGCGATGATGCAGGACGTGCACAACGTGCTCGGCGTTCGCGAGGAGACCAGTGGCGGCGAATACCTCGATGTGGGTCGCGACCAGCTCGCGGACTACGGCTGCGAGATCCACCGCGATCTGATCACGTCGTGTACGCGCGATGACGCCGATGACAGATCGTTTCGGCTGTCCGGCGATGCAGCCGGCTACGTGGGCGAGGCTATCGTCCTCGCGACTGGATTCACCGATGTGCGGCCGGAACCCCCACTGCCGCGAACGGGGCGCGGACTCCACTACTGTCTGCACTGTGATGCGTACATGTTCGTCGACGAGTCGGTCTACGTGATGGGCCACGCCGAAAGCGCAGCTCACGTCGCCGGGATCATGCTGAACTTCACGGACGAGGTCGATCTACTGACCCGGGGCGCAGAACCCGAGTGGAGCGACGAGACGGCCGCGGTTCTCGAGGCCCACCCGATCGACGTGATCGAGTCGGATATCACCGGGGTACAAAACGGCGACGATGGCTGGCTGGAAGCCCTCGAGTTCGAGGATGGCGTCGTTCGAGAATACAGAGGTGGCTTCGCGATGTACGGCGCCGAGTACAACAACGGGCTGGCCCGAGAACTCGGCTGCGAGCTCGATGCGGATGGCACGATTACGGTCGACGACCACGGACGAACCTCGGTCGACGGCGTCTACGCCGTCGGCGACTGTACACCCGGGCACAATCAGGTCCCCGTCGCACTCGGACAGGGTGCGAAGGCCGGGATCGACGTCCACTTCCAGCTGCGAGACTTCCCGCGCGACCTCGAGACGATCGCCGAACTGGGACCGGTTCGATCGGCCGAAGTCCCGGGGATTCCCGACGAACTCCTCGAACAGGCCGTCGACTTTCACACGTACGGCCGGGAGTGA
- a CDS encoding HalOD1 output domain-containing protein, with translation MADSVGVRIVSKIAAREGIDPSMLDPPLYDVIDPEALDAVFEPVAGTNRPNGKIQFEYAGYTVTVSADYSVTVDSNEARMGARPPTERSHDPEPVD, from the coding sequence ATGGCCGACTCCGTTGGTGTCAGAATTGTCAGTAAAATCGCTGCGCGTGAGGGAATCGACCCCTCGATGCTCGATCCACCGCTCTACGACGTAATCGATCCGGAGGCGCTCGACGCCGTGTTCGAACCGGTTGCTGGAACGAACCGTCCGAACGGGAAGATTCAATTCGAGTACGCGGGGTACACAGTCACTGTCTCGGCAGATTACTCTGTCACAGTCGACTCGAACGAGGCACGAATGGGTGCTCGCCCACCCACAGAACGGAGCCACGACCCCGAACCAGTCGATTAA
- a CDS encoding DUF7344 domain-containing protein, with protein sequence MSRGNEDAPNKHQLSVDLVLEILSQYQRREILRFCRDAPTNTFPMHQVITHLRDIEAELNDEEPGTDHLQSVLMHVHGPKLDTVGLVEYDIGEQYIEYFPNDQIETALEHIDRMEDDW encoded by the coding sequence ATGTCTCGGGGAAATGAGGATGCGCCCAACAAGCACCAACTCTCAGTCGATTTGGTTCTCGAAATCCTGAGTCAGTATCAACGACGAGAGATTCTCCGGTTCTGCCGAGATGCACCCACGAATACGTTCCCGATGCACCAGGTCATCACCCACCTTCGAGACATCGAGGCCGAGCTGAACGACGAAGAGCCGGGAACCGATCACTTACAATCCGTCCTGATGCACGTTCACGGCCCGAAATTGGATACGGTTGGGCTGGTGGAATACGACATCGGTGAGCAGTACATCGAGTACTTTCCCAACGACCAGATCGAAACCGCCCTGGAGCATATCGACCGGATGGAAGACGACTGGTGA
- a CDS encoding helix-turn-helix transcriptional regulator: MDEQDESKELRRVVEKRHGVLETLAKRPQTKPEIVENISPSRPTINRAIRNLIDLDCIERPDNEYELTSVGMIALREYQKYHETIEKVNRSSDILLELPKGSITSRFLRGSQVDHTNPSAPEASLETSISYIKNSSELSTFVTVIKPFYLDGIVELTRDEGLNTEIIMEENTLEAFQEFFPARFDQIVATEDISMYVLDANLPFGLWFVNGDIGDVAGIAVHTSGGLKGVLINDSDVAVTWAHDTYSEYRERADPITQG; encoded by the coding sequence ATGGATGAGCAGGACGAAAGCAAGGAACTCCGAAGAGTAGTCGAAAAAAGGCACGGGGTACTGGAAACTCTTGCAAAACGTCCTCAAACGAAGCCTGAGATCGTCGAAAATATCTCGCCCTCCCGGCCCACAATAAACCGAGCCATAAGAAATCTCATTGACCTCGATTGTATAGAACGGCCTGATAATGAATATGAATTGACTTCCGTTGGAATGATTGCCTTACGTGAATACCAGAAATATCACGAAACGATCGAAAAAGTAAACCGATCAAGTGATATTCTCCTCGAATTACCTAAAGGTTCCATTACCTCACGGTTCCTTCGAGGAAGCCAGGTTGACCATACGAATCCGTCCGCTCCTGAGGCTTCCCTCGAAACGAGCATTTCGTATATTAAAAACTCAAGCGAATTGAGTACATTCGTTACTGTAATTAAACCGTTCTATCTCGATGGTATCGTCGAACTCACAAGAGATGAAGGCTTAAATACCGAAATAATCATGGAAGAAAACACGCTTGAAGCCTTTCAGGAATTCTTTCCCGCTCGGTTTGATCAGATTGTGGCCACTGAAGATATATCAATGTATGTCCTCGATGCAAATCTTCCATTCGGCCTATGGTTCGTTAATGGCGACATTGGAGACGTGGCGGGTATCGCTGTACACACTTCAGGAGGATTGAAAGGGGTATTAATCAATGACTCGGATGTTGCGGTTACGTGGGCACATGATACTTACAGCGAGTATCGGGAAAGGGCTGACCCAATCACGCAGGGGTAG
- a CDS encoding rhomboid family intramembrane serine protease: protein MARSGSPLVETLVIFAVVFVLQWIAALFSVGLMAGLFVLAPPLEANPWTIVTSVYAHENLGHLLSNSAALVLFGWPVARATTHLRFHAFFLATGAIAGITQVVGTGIVGVATPVLGASGAVFALMGYLLAGNRLSDGLASRVQVSPWVALGVFVVLAALITLATAAPRVALLAHFTGFLLGLVAGRVGVLDVPSHVRRRSV from the coding sequence ATGGCACGCTCCGGGAGTCCGCTCGTCGAGACGCTGGTGATCTTCGCCGTGGTCTTCGTCCTGCAGTGGATCGCGGCGCTGTTCAGCGTCGGGTTGATGGCCGGACTGTTCGTCCTGGCGCCGCCGCTCGAGGCCAACCCGTGGACGATCGTGACGAGCGTCTACGCTCACGAGAACCTGGGTCATCTGTTGTCGAACAGCGCCGCACTCGTCCTCTTTGGCTGGCCGGTCGCCCGGGCGACGACGCACCTGCGCTTTCACGCGTTCTTCCTGGCGACGGGCGCTATCGCGGGGATCACACAGGTCGTGGGCACCGGGATCGTCGGCGTGGCGACGCCGGTGCTCGGGGCGAGCGGTGCCGTCTTCGCGCTGATGGGGTATCTACTGGCGGGCAACCGACTCTCCGACGGGCTGGCCTCGCGCGTGCAGGTCTCTCCGTGGGTCGCGCTGGGTGTGTTCGTCGTCCTCGCCGCGCTCATTACGCTCGCGACAGCCGCCCCACGGGTCGCCCTGCTCGCTCACTTTACGGGGTTCTTGCTGGGGCTGGTTGCCGGCCGGGTCGGCGTCCTCGACGTCCCCTCGCACGTCCGTCGCCGCTCCGTCTGA
- the rpsJ gene encoding 30S ribosomal protein S10, translated as MQQARVRLAGTSPQDLDNICDDVREIASNTGVNLSGPIPLPTKTLEIPTRKSPDGEGTATWEHWEMRVHKRLIDLDADERALRQLMRIQVPNDVSIEIVLED; from the coding sequence ATGCAGCAAGCACGTGTCCGTCTCGCCGGGACGAGCCCGCAGGACCTGGACAACATCTGCGATGACGTCCGCGAAATCGCAAGCAACACGGGCGTCAACCTGAGCGGGCCGATCCCGCTCCCGACGAAGACGCTCGAAATTCCCACCCGCAAGTCGCCGGACGGTGAAGGGACGGCGACGTGGGAGCACTGGGAGATGCGCGTCCACAAGCGCCTGATCGACCTCGATGCGGACGAGCGTGCGCTCCGACAGCTCATGCGCATCCAGGTGCCGAACGACGTCTCGATCGAGATCGTCCTCGAGGACTGA